One Chryseobacterium sp. StRB126 genomic region harbors:
- a CDS encoding response regulator transcription factor — protein sequence MPIENKEIIFLLADDHSIVRQGMEIVINDIAPNAKVYHTSSLQQAMELIETKGIEIAIIDAHFPEGNSLHILPQMKMANPDIKILIFTGLEEDLYALKFIKAGANGYLSKLSEEEEVREAVSQFIQKGEYFSDLTRNLLVQFIYNPNVISPLSSLTKRELQIAEMYADGFGNLEIANNLNIKQNTVSTIKKNIFEKLKIENIVELIDLIKTHHKI from the coding sequence ATGCCAATTGAAAACAAGGAAATCATATTCCTTTTAGCAGATGATCACAGTATTGTAAGGCAGGGAATGGAGATCGTTATTAATGATATTGCTCCCAATGCAAAAGTATATCATACTTCATCTTTACAGCAGGCCATGGAGCTGATAGAAACAAAGGGAATTGAAATCGCTATTATTGATGCTCATTTTCCCGAAGGAAATAGTCTGCATATTTTACCGCAAATGAAAATGGCAAACCCGGATATTAAGATCCTTATTTTTACGGGGCTTGAAGAAGATCTGTATGCCCTGAAGTTTATAAAAGCCGGTGCCAATGGATATCTTAGCAAACTGAGCGAAGAAGAAGAAGTAAGAGAAGCTGTTTCTCAGTTTATCCAGAAAGGAGAGTATTTTTCAGATCTGACAAGAAATTTATTAGTCCAGTTCATTTACAACCCGAATGTAATAAGCCCACTGAGCAGTTTAACCAAAAGAGAACTGCAGATTGCAGAAATGTATGCAGACGGATTTGGAAACCTGGAAATTGCGAATAATTTAAACATAAAGCAGAATACAGTAAGTACAATCAAAAAAAATATCTTTGAAAAGCTGAAAATAGAAAATATTGTAGAGCTGATTGATCTTATCAAAACGCATCATAAAATATAG
- a CDS encoding VOC family protein — protein MKLTSLRIITKDIKQSVQFYEKAIGFTAQWYTEDFAELSTNSITIAIGSTRTMKMFGGEQPAESRGQGNIIIEFLVTDVDLEYERIKNLTDHIVQEPTTMPWGNRSLLFRDPDGNLINFFAPVSPEANQKFK, from the coding sequence ATGAAATTAACATCGCTAAGAATCATCACAAAGGACATCAAACAATCCGTTCAGTTTTATGAAAAAGCAATAGGATTCACTGCCCAATGGTACACAGAAGATTTTGCTGAACTTAGTACAAACAGCATAACTATAGCCATCGGAAGCACACGTACTATGAAAATGTTTGGTGGTGAACAGCCTGCAGAATCAAGAGGGCAAGGCAATATTATTATAGAATTTCTGGTTACTGATGTAGATCTTGAATATGAAAGGATTAAAAATCTGACAGATCATATTGTACAGGAGCCTACAACCATGCCATGGGGTAACCGTTCTCTTTTATTCCGGGATCCGGACGGAAACCTGATTAATTTTTTCGCCCCTGTAAGCCCTGAAGCTAATCAGAAATTTAAATAA
- a CDS encoding Crp/Fnr family transcriptional regulator: MISKFIFNNQYLFDELPEYDKNLLLKAMKTKNYRKNEAIFTDGTKPNGIYYLNEGKIKKYKVDNDGREQIIYIYSSGEFFGYSAILSQESYGDTTSTLENSVISFISKDNFLEILNQSSVFSGLLLKSLSHEFSVMANLIAVLSHRTVRERAALSLLILHDKYKSNDFPEEEVLISLSRVDLANMVGTARETLARILNDFKQEKLIKSEGRKIQLLDIKQLIDIANFY, translated from the coding sequence ATGATCTCAAAATTTATTTTCAACAATCAGTATCTTTTTGATGAACTTCCTGAATATGACAAGAATTTGCTTCTAAAAGCTATGAAAACTAAAAACTACCGCAAAAACGAGGCTATATTCACAGATGGTACAAAGCCCAATGGCATCTATTATCTGAATGAAGGGAAAATAAAAAAATATAAGGTAGATAATGATGGTCGGGAGCAGATCATCTATATCTACAGTTCCGGGGAATTTTTCGGATACTCGGCCATTTTGAGTCAGGAATCTTATGGAGATACCACTTCCACTCTGGAAAATTCTGTTATCTCTTTTATTTCAAAAGACAATTTCCTGGAAATCCTTAACCAGTCTTCTGTTTTCTCGGGTCTTTTGTTAAAATCTTTAAGTCATGAATTCAGTGTGATGGCCAATCTTATTGCCGTTTTATCACACCGTACCGTAAGAGAAAGAGCTGCACTAAGCTTATTAATCCTTCATGACAAATATAAATCTAATGACTTCCCCGAAGAAGAAGTATTAATTTCTCTATCCCGCGTAGACCTTGCCAATATGGTAGGAACAGCCAGAGAAACGCTAGCCCGTATTCTCAATGATTTTAAGCAAGAGAAACTCATCAAATCTGAAGGACGGAAGATACAACTCCTCGACATTAAACAGTTAATAGATATTGCTAATTTTTACTAA
- a CDS encoding YoaK family protein, which yields MFRHRGKNRTYFHNLKLASALSFIAGIVNIVGVLSVKILTTNITGHFAFFSEEIFLNHYNNALVYLIFIICFLAGTFCSSLIVEFSSRHRGLRPHLIPLLLEIFILGFVGLSGIKRLEISISDYMISGLLLFAMGVQNSLVTRVSQSVVRTTHLTGIFTDLGIELSKLFFQERENEYRQLKKNIALKLVIVGCFFSGCIIGGFLYRMMDLRTLLLAAGLLFGIIRYDKLLYRYYALKRRLRS from the coding sequence ATGTTCAGACACAGAGGAAAAAACCGTACCTACTTTCACAATCTTAAACTGGCATCAGCGCTCTCTTTTATTGCCGGAATTGTGAATATTGTCGGGGTTTTGTCAGTAAAAATCCTTACAACCAATATCACCGGGCACTTTGCTTTTTTTTCAGAAGAAATATTTCTTAACCATTATAATAATGCACTGGTTTATCTCATTTTTATCATTTGTTTTCTGGCCGGTACATTTTGTTCAAGTTTGATTGTTGAATTTTCCTCCCGTCATAGAGGGTTGAGGCCTCATCTTATTCCTTTATTGCTTGAGATTTTTATATTAGGATTTGTAGGGTTATCCGGAATCAAGCGATTGGAGATTTCAATATCAGACTATATGATTTCCGGGCTTTTGCTGTTTGCGATGGGAGTTCAGAATTCTCTGGTAACCAGAGTTTCTCAGTCTGTAGTAAGAACTACTCATCTGACCGGAATTTTTACCGATCTGGGCATAGAACTATCAAAACTGTTTTTTCAGGAAAGAGAAAATGAATACAGACAGCTTAAAAAGAATATTGCTCTGAAACTGGTTATTGTAGGATGTTTCTTTTCAGGATGTATCATAGGCGGGTTTCTGTACAGGATGATGGATCTTAGAACATTATTGCTGGCTGCGGGATTGCTTTTCGGAATCATCCGTTATGATAAACTTTTGTACAGATATTACGCCTTAAAACGAAGATTGAGATCATAA
- a CDS encoding helix-turn-helix domain-containing protein encodes MDTITKSDLDMLRNQIISDIGNLLDNKLADNNESDELGWMRSKAIRKKLNISAATLQNLRVTGKIRFKKLLGSYYYNSEDLQKIFSDEIE; translated from the coding sequence ATGGATACAATCACAAAAAGCGATCTTGACATGCTGAGAAATCAGATCATTTCTGACATTGGCAATCTTCTTGACAATAAGTTGGCCGATAATAATGAGTCTGATGAGCTTGGATGGATGCGGAGCAAAGCAATCCGAAAAAAGCTTAATATTTCCGCTGCTACACTGCAAAATCTGAGAGTCACTGGGAAAATTAGATTTAAGAAATTGTTGGGGTCATATTATTACAATAGCGAAGATCTTCAAAAAATATTCAGTGATGAAATCGAATGA
- a CDS encoding PLP-dependent cysteine synthase family protein yields the protein MMNVFDNILDLIGSTPLVKLNTVTKEIPATVYAKLESFNPGHSTKDRIALHIIEAAERKGILKPGSTIVETTSGNTGFSIAMVGIIKGYRCILAVSDKTKPEKIAYLKALGAIVYICPASVLADDPRSYYEVAKRVAAETPDSIYINQYFNQLNPEAHYLSTGPEIWSQTKGKITHLFACCGTGGTLSGSAKFLKEQNPDIKVIGVDADGSILKTYHETGEIHPDEIHSYQIEGLGKNLIPGALLFEQIDEFVRVNDENAAHTTREIALKEGIMGGYTTGAVMQALKQYSEMYEFSKNDRVVLIFPDHGSRYITKVYNDEWMQSQGFMANDIQKDDEIFVTEFAE from the coding sequence ATGATGAATGTATTTGATAATATTTTAGACCTGATAGGAAGTACTCCTTTGGTAAAGCTTAACACCGTCACAAAAGAAATTCCTGCAACAGTATATGCAAAACTGGAATCTTTTAACCCTGGGCATTCTACCAAGGACAGAATAGCATTACATATTATAGAAGCTGCCGAGCGAAAAGGAATTTTAAAACCTGGCTCCACTATTGTAGAAACCACGTCAGGAAATACAGGGTTTTCCATTGCAATGGTCGGTATTATAAAAGGGTATCGGTGTATTTTAGCTGTAAGTGATAAGACAAAACCTGAGAAAATAGCTTATCTAAAGGCTTTGGGTGCTATTGTTTATATTTGCCCGGCTAGTGTTCTTGCGGATGATCCAAGATCGTATTATGAAGTGGCCAAAAGGGTCGCAGCGGAGACTCCGGATTCTATTTATATTAATCAATACTTTAACCAGCTCAATCCAGAAGCTCATTATTTAAGTACTGGTCCTGAAATATGGAGCCAGACCAAAGGGAAAATCACTCATCTTTTTGCCTGTTGTGGTACTGGAGGAACTTTGTCGGGCTCGGCAAAGTTTTTAAAAGAACAGAATCCGGATATCAAAGTAATTGGCGTAGATGCAGACGGTTCTATTTTAAAAACCTACCATGAGACCGGTGAAATCCATCCAGATGAAATCCATTCGTATCAGATTGAAGGATTGGGGAAGAATCTTATTCCGGGAGCTTTATTATTTGAACAGATTGATGAATTTGTCCGGGTTAATGATGAAAATGCGGCTCATACAACAAGGGAGATTGCTTTAAAAGAAGGAATTATGGGTGGCTATACCACAGGAGCTGTAATGCAGGCACTGAAGCAATATTCCGAAATGTATGAATTCTCCAAAAATGATAGAGTAGTCCTTATTTTTCCGGATCACGGATCGCGCTATATCACAAAGGTGTATAATGACGAATGGATGCAGTCTCAAGGGTTTATGGCGAATGATATTCAGAAAGATGATGAGATCTTCGTGACTGAGTTTGCAGAATAG
- a CDS encoding sensor histidine kinase, with product MNEKKLQFIKKQLEDSRALGGLTDNSRKDFMDAQEHLQRYMVSQDNKDLQLYFESLRKLKKNFDKIGEYENTSPRLKNTLAQKKMDTMKVTKLKTLIDSVYETSMKPPTKIEDQKYEPAKYKNDFENFNVQTRTYADTIKKKGFMGRLKDAITGKVNVQKESTVITLTNNKTIDISNVKTEMDKALKSMDKHYAAEVKKAQQYAIKNQRENIQFYSNFSKLLVYSNGLIDVYENAIKDFKSELEKEYTKQNSDNNKIRRYLVLGLMVLMFIVSILIMYFTRVAFVYERKLDAANKEIKNNLNFKNRILGMLSHDLRSPLKIINIFIDKIYRSTGDETIKDYLKSIKFTNSTLLLQSNQILEYTKNQDAEKKLIKSAFNLKEEIGSIVKVISPYLETRNNKFAVTDRIPEGVVVFSDNIRINQIFMNILGNANKYTENGKIDLVMTTEPLGNDKITLITTVGDTGVGISESDLKKIFDPYYQGTVSDEVDNLGVGLGLNLVKEIVELFDGEISVSSKLHKGTQVTFRINLNINNK from the coding sequence GTGAATGAGAAAAAACTGCAGTTTATCAAGAAACAGCTGGAGGATAGCAGGGCTTTGGGAGGATTGACGGATAATTCAAGAAAGGATTTCATGGATGCACAGGAGCATCTCCAAAGATATATGGTGAGCCAGGATAATAAGGACCTGCAGCTTTATTTTGAGTCATTAAGAAAACTTAAAAAGAATTTTGATAAGATCGGGGAGTATGAAAATACAAGCCCAAGGTTGAAAAATACATTGGCTCAGAAGAAAATGGATACCATGAAGGTAACCAAACTGAAAACCCTTATAGATTCTGTATACGAAACCTCTATGAAGCCTCCTACAAAGATTGAGGATCAGAAGTATGAGCCTGCAAAGTACAAAAATGACTTTGAGAACTTCAATGTACAAACCCGCACCTATGCTGATACTATTAAGAAAAAAGGTTTTATGGGGCGTTTGAAGGATGCCATCACAGGAAAAGTAAATGTTCAGAAAGAAAGCACTGTAATTACTTTAACGAATAATAAAACCATAGACATTTCCAACGTAAAAACTGAAATGGATAAGGCTTTAAAGTCGATGGATAAGCATTATGCCGCGGAAGTAAAGAAAGCACAGCAATATGCAATCAAAAATCAGCGTGAGAATATTCAGTTTTACAGCAATTTCAGTAAGCTGTTAGTGTACAGTAACGGATTGATTGATGTATATGAAAATGCCATTAAAGATTTCAAATCTGAACTTGAAAAAGAATATACCAAACAAAATTCTGATAATAATAAGATCAGAAGATATCTTGTACTTGGGCTGATGGTCTTAATGTTCATTGTATCCATTCTTATTATGTACTTTACCAGAGTGGCCTTCGTCTACGAAAGAAAACTTGATGCAGCCAATAAAGAAATTAAGAACAACCTGAATTTCAAGAACAGAATATTGGGGATGTTGAGCCACGATTTAAGATCGCCGTTGAAGATCATTAATATCTTTATTGATAAGATTTACAGATCAACAGGGGATGAAACGATTAAAGATTACCTGAAGTCGATTAAGTTTACAAACAGTACGCTTCTTCTGCAATCTAACCAGATTCTTGAATATACAAAGAATCAGGATGCTGAAAAGAAGCTGATAAAATCCGCTTTTAATCTTAAAGAAGAGATTGGCTCCATTGTAAAAGTGATTTCCCCTTATTTGGAGACACGAAACAATAAATTTGCTGTAACAGACAGAATTCCTGAAGGGGTTGTCGTATTTTCGGACAATATCAGAATCAACCAGATTTTTATGAATATTCTGGGGAATGCCAACAAGTATACAGAAAACGGAAAGATTGATCTTGTGATGACTACAGAGCCGCTAGGAAATGATAAAATCACCTTGATTACAACAGTAGGAGATACAGGAGTAGGGATTTCAGAATCTGATTTGAAAAAGATTTTTGATCCTTATTATCAGGGAACCGTTTCTGATGAGGTAGATAATCTTGGAGTAGGATTAGGACTGAACCTTGTAAAGGAAATTGTAGAATTGTTTGATGGTGAAATTTCTGTTTCCAGTAAACTACATAAAGGAACGCAGGTGACATTCAGAATCAATTTAAATATCAATAATAAATAA
- a CDS encoding site-specific integrase produces MLEQSYGLTFFLKSSNVKNKTIRHVYLRITVDGVPKETSTKRKWNVNRWDQKEGKATGTKEDAKALNFFLESLTTKVNNHKTDLLNSGIPITSIDLINFVNGKYKPRNKILEEFQEHNDEIAALVITEEYAKGTHDRYITARSHVQEFIKYKYDKEDLEFSALNYSFVKDYDLYLKTVRKCSNNTSLKYISNFKKIVLRAVAKEIISKDPFKLFVSKKTKIKKKPLTKPELKRIEEKVFSSERLTVVRDIFVFQCYTGLSYIDAYQLRWEDIKEADDGSMWIMSSRQKSKSDTDIPLLPKALEIIAKYKDDPLCKKRGTVLPGRSNQKMNEYLKEIAVLCEVFTVLNTHKARRTFASTVTLNNGVSIHVVKEMLGHYSVKQTEDYAITEQATIAREMKELEMKLKGTDQFNTKLMKFLQQLEREFQELKNTQAKTASASFPNRCDAFQNMLETVKVMI; encoded by the coding sequence ATGTTAGAGCAAAGTTATGGGCTAACCTTCTTCTTGAAGAGCTCAAATGTAAAGAACAAGACAATACGTCACGTTTATCTACGAATAACCGTAGATGGAGTTCCTAAAGAAACTTCCACTAAAAGAAAGTGGAATGTAAACAGATGGGATCAGAAGGAAGGAAAAGCAACAGGAACGAAAGAGGATGCAAAAGCACTGAATTTTTTCCTGGAATCATTGACCACTAAAGTCAATAATCACAAAACTGATCTTTTAAATAGTGGTATTCCTATTACCTCAATAGACCTTATTAATTTTGTAAATGGAAAATATAAGCCTCGCAATAAGATTCTGGAAGAATTTCAGGAGCATAACGATGAGATAGCTGCCTTGGTTATCACAGAGGAGTATGCTAAAGGTACACATGATCGCTATATTACTGCACGTTCACATGTTCAGGAATTCATTAAATATAAATATGATAAGGAAGATCTGGAATTCAGTGCCCTAAACTATTCTTTTGTAAAGGATTATGATCTGTATCTTAAAACTGTCCGAAAATGCTCCAATAATACTTCTCTAAAGTATATCAGTAATTTCAAAAAAATCGTTCTAAGGGCTGTAGCTAAAGAAATAATCTCTAAAGATCCCTTTAAGCTTTTTGTAAGCAAGAAAACCAAAATAAAAAAGAAACCACTGACAAAGCCCGAACTTAAAAGGATTGAAGAAAAAGTATTCAGTTCCGAAAGGCTGACAGTGGTACGTGATATTTTTGTGTTTCAATGTTATACCGGATTATCATATATTGATGCATATCAACTCAGATGGGAAGACATCAAAGAAGCCGATGACGGTAGTATGTGGATCATGTCGAGCAGGCAAAAGTCTAAATCGGACACTGATATACCACTCCTGCCCAAAGCACTTGAAATCATTGCTAAATACAAAGATGACCCACTGTGCAAAAAAAGAGGAACTGTACTTCCGGGTAGGTCGAATCAGAAAATGAATGAGTACCTTAAAGAAATCGCTGTTCTCTGTGAAGTATTTACTGTTCTTAATACCCATAAAGCGAGACGAACCTTTGCGAGTACTGTAACCCTTAATAACGGGGTTTCGATCCATGTTGTAAAGGAAATGCTGGGCCACTACTCTGTCAAACAGACCGAGGATTATGCAATTACCGAACAAGCCACAATTGCAAGGGAAATGAAGGAGCTAGAAATGAAATTGAAAGGAACCGATCAATTCAATACCAAGCTTATGAAATTCCTCCAACAACTCGAAAGAGAATTTCAGGAACTTAAAAATACACAGGCCAAAACTGCTAGTGCTTCGTTTCCCAATAGATGCGATGCTTTTCAAAATATGCTCGAAACAGTCAAGGTGATGATATAA
- a CDS encoding DUF4249 domain-containing protein, giving the protein MKKAFFIILSAFALISCEKEIDLELADQSGNIVIEGNVTDVAGSYTVKITKSVGFSQPNQYPAVTGAQVILSDNTGQTETLEYTGSGEYKTNTFLGVPGRTYTLKVQAEGKQYTAQSTMPQAVELEGLVQDSFMFGDKKSYTLLPVFTDPAELGNRYLFSFTINSLPKKYINVLSDNLNNGLPNQWTLGLPNDDNKGRDHEVVVGDVIHVEMQSIDTNIFTYYSALLKISEGYGGSVTPANPPSNISNGALGYFSAHTVRSLVTQIQ; this is encoded by the coding sequence ATGAAAAAAGCATTCTTTATCATATTATCTGCCTTTGCATTAATTTCTTGTGAAAAAGAGATTGACCTGGAACTGGCTGACCAAAGTGGAAACATTGTCATTGAAGGAAACGTTACTGATGTCGCAGGATCTTATACGGTAAAAATCACTAAATCTGTTGGTTTTTCTCAGCCTAACCAATATCCGGCTGTTACGGGTGCTCAGGTTATTCTAAGTGATAACACCGGACAAACAGAAACTCTGGAGTATACAGGAAGCGGAGAATATAAAACAAATACATTCCTGGGAGTACCGGGAAGAACCTATACCCTCAAAGTACAGGCGGAAGGAAAACAGTACACAGCTCAAAGCACCATGCCTCAAGCTGTGGAACTGGAAGGCCTTGTACAGGATTCTTTTATGTTTGGAGATAAGAAAAGTTACACGCTGTTGCCTGTTTTTACAGATCCAGCAGAATTGGGTAACCGCTATCTTTTCAGCTTTACCATCAATAGTCTACCCAAAAAGTACATCAATGTTCTTTCTGACAACTTAAACAACGGACTACCCAATCAATGGACTTTAGGACTTCCTAATGATGACAATAAAGGTAGAGATCATGAAGTGGTAGTTGGTGATGTTATTCATGTTGAAATGCAGTCTATCGACACTAATATATTTACCTATTACAGTGCTCTTCTTAAAATCTCAGAAGGATATGGAGGCAGCGTTACTCCTGCAAATCCACCCAGTAATATCAGTAACGGAGCTTTGGGATATTTCTCTGCACATACTGTAAGGTCTCTGGTTACACAGATTCAATAG